Proteins from one Flavobacterium branchiarum genomic window:
- the murA gene encoding UDP-N-acetylglucosamine 1-carboxyvinyltransferase: MGIFKIEGGIPLKGEITPQGAKNEALQILCAVLLTSEKVKINNIPDIIDINKLITLLGNLGVKIQKNEPSSITFQADEVNVSYLETEAFKKEGGALRGSIMIVGPLLARFGKGYIPKPGGDKIGRRRLDTHFEGFINLGAKFRYNREDHFYGVEAPEGLTGTDMLLDEASVTGTANIVMAAVLAKGKTTVYNAACEPYLQQLCKMLNSMGAKISGVGSNLLTIEGVESLGGCEHTILPDMIEIGSWIGLAAMTKSEITIKNVSWDNLGLIPNTFRKLGITLEKRGDDIYIPAHVNGYEVKTDIDGSILTIADAPWPGFTPDLLSIVLVVATQAKGDVLIHQKMFESRLFFVDKLIDMGAKIMLCDPHRAVVMGHNFESQLKATTMSSPDIRAGISLLIAALSAKGTSTIQNIEQIDRGYERIDERLRAIGAKIVRA, encoded by the coding sequence ATGGGAATTTTTAAAATCGAAGGTGGAATTCCTTTAAAAGGAGAAATCACTCCACAAGGAGCAAAAAACGAAGCGTTACAAATATTGTGCGCAGTACTTTTAACCTCAGAAAAAGTAAAGATTAATAATATTCCTGATATTATAGATATCAATAAATTGATTACGCTTCTAGGAAATTTAGGAGTGAAAATTCAAAAAAACGAACCAAGTTCAATTACATTTCAAGCTGATGAGGTAAATGTAAGTTATTTAGAAACAGAAGCTTTCAAGAAAGAAGGTGGTGCGCTTCGTGGTTCAATCATGATTGTAGGACCGCTTTTAGCACGTTTTGGAAAAGGATATATTCCTAAGCCAGGAGGAGATAAAATAGGACGTCGTAGATTAGATACTCACTTTGAAGGATTCATTAATCTAGGAGCTAAATTTAGATACAACAGAGAAGATCATTTTTATGGTGTAGAAGCTCCAGAAGGATTAACAGGTACGGATATGTTACTTGATGAAGCATCAGTAACAGGAACTGCTAATATCGTTATGGCAGCAGTTTTAGCAAAAGGTAAAACAACAGTTTATAACGCAGCTTGCGAACCTTACCTGCAACAATTATGTAAGATGTTGAACTCAATGGGAGCTAAGATTTCAGGAGTAGGTTCAAACTTATTGACTATTGAAGGTGTTGAAAGTTTAGGTGGTTGTGAGCACACAATTCTTCCAGATATGATTGAAATCGGATCTTGGATTGGATTAGCGGCAATGACAAAAAGTGAAATTACAATCAAAAATGTAAGCTGGGATAATTTAGGATTGATTCCAAATACTTTTAGAAAATTAGGAATTACATTAGAAAAACGTGGTGATGATATTTATATCCCTGCTCACGTTAACGGATATGAAGTTAAAACAGATATCGACGGATCAATCTTAACTATTGCCGATGCGCCATGGCCAGGATTTACACCAGATTTATTAAGTATCGTTTTGGTTGTAGCAACACAAGCAAAAGGAGATGTTTTAATTCACCAAAAAATGTTTGAAAGTCGTTTGTTTTTCGTAGATAAACTAATCGACATGGGAGCAAAAATAATGCTGTGTGATCCGCATAGAGCAGTTGTTATGGGACATAACTTCGAATCGCAATTAAAAGCGACTACAATGTCTTCGCCAGATATTCGTGCTGGAATCTCATTGTTAATCGCAGCTCTATCAGCAAAAGGAACAAGTACAATTCAAAATATAGAGCAAATCGACCGTGGATACGAGCGTATCGATGAGCGATTAAGAGCTATTGGAGCAAAAATCGTGAGAGCGTAG
- a CDS encoding cation diffusion facilitator family transporter has translation MTNEEKAIKATYFSIVGNTCLAIIKGLAGFFGNSYALIADAIESTTDIFSSFLVLFGIKYSSRPADENHPYGHGRAEPLVTFLVVGFLITSATIIGYESIANIQNPHDLPKSWTLYVLGAIIVWKEYSFRLVMKRSKQTNSSSLAADAWHHRSDAITSVAAFIGISIALCMGKGYEAADDWAALFAAFFILYNSYKIFRPALGEIMDESLNDDLVEIIRKESLTVVGILGTEKCFIRKAGMKFHVDLHAIVSAKISVKEGHELSHKLQDTLKERIPQLGNVLIHIEPDDYN, from the coding sequence ATGACGAATGAGGAAAAAGCTATAAAAGCTACATACTTTAGTATAGTCGGAAACACCTGCTTGGCCATTATAAAAGGCTTGGCAGGTTTTTTTGGCAATTCTTATGCCTTAATTGCAGATGCAATAGAATCAACAACAGATATATTTTCATCTTTTTTGGTGCTATTCGGAATCAAATATTCGAGTAGACCTGCTGATGAAAATCATCCCTACGGACATGGACGTGCAGAGCCATTAGTTACTTTTTTGGTAGTTGGATTTTTAATAACATCAGCGACAATTATTGGTTACGAAAGTATTGCTAACATCCAAAATCCGCATGATTTACCAAAATCATGGACATTATACGTGTTGGGGGCTATTATTGTATGGAAAGAATATTCTTTTCGATTGGTAATGAAACGAAGCAAACAAACTAATAGTTCATCATTAGCGGCAGATGCTTGGCATCACCGTAGTGATGCTATTACATCAGTAGCAGCATTTATTGGAATTTCTATAGCTTTGTGTATGGGAAAAGGATATGAGGCTGCAGATGATTGGGCTGCGCTTTTTGCCGCTTTTTTTATTTTATATAATAGTTATAAAATTTTTAGACCTGCACTTGGTGAAATTATGGACGAAAGTCTTAATGATGATTTAGTTGAGATAATTAGAAAGGAATCATTGACTGTTGTTGGAATTTTAGGAACAGAGAAATGTTTTATCCGTAAAGCAGGAATGAAGTTCCATGTAGATCTTCATGCTATAGTATCAGCTAAAATTTCGGTAAAAGAAGGGCATGAATTATCACATAAATTGCAAGATACGCTAAAAGAAAGAATACCTCAATTAGGAAATGTTTTAATTC
- a CDS encoding DUF4290 domain-containing protein, giving the protein MSEKYKKENANDVVFNLEYNSERQHLIIPEYGRHLQKLIDQATAIEDPEQRNKAAKYIIQVMGSLNPHLRDVPDFQHKLWDQLFIMSDFKLDVESPYPIPSREVLQLKPDVLKYPQNYPKYRYYGNNIKYMIDVANKWEDGEMKNALVLVIANHMKKSYLSWNKDTVKDDVIFEHLYELSDGKINLLQSSEELLNTTDLLRTNKRISNKITPAGQPKIQSNKNVKGPGKPKPFQKNNNQK; this is encoded by the coding sequence ATGAGCGAAAAATATAAAAAAGAAAATGCCAATGATGTTGTTTTTAATTTAGAATATAATTCTGAAAGACAGCATTTAATCATTCCAGAATACGGTCGTCATTTGCAAAAATTGATAGATCAGGCTACTGCTATTGAAGATCCTGAACAGCGTAACAAAGCAGCAAAATATATTATTCAAGTAATGGGGAGCTTAAATCCACATTTGCGTGATGTGCCTGATTTTCAACACAAGCTTTGGGATCAACTTTTTATTATGTCTGATTTTAAATTAGATGTAGAATCTCCATATCCAATACCATCTCGCGAAGTATTACAACTAAAACCCGATGTATTAAAATACCCGCAAAACTATCCAAAATACAGATATTACGGTAACAACATCAAGTACATGATAGATGTTGCGAACAAATGGGAAGATGGTGAGATGAAAAATGCATTAGTATTGGTAATTGCCAATCATATGAAAAAATCATACCTAAGTTGGAATAAAGATACCGTAAAGGATGATGTTATTTTTGAACATTTGTACGAACTGTCAGATGGGAAAATAAATCTGCTGCAAAGTTCGGAAGAGCTTTTAAATACAACTGATTTGTTGCGTACAAACAAACGTATATCCAATAAAATTACACCTGCTGGGCAACCTAAAATCCAGAGCAATAAAAATGTTAAAGGACCGGGAAAGCCAAAGCCGTTTCAAAAAAATAATAATCAGAAATAA